CTAAGTTGCACTGCCATACCGTTCTACTTCGCGCTTTTAGGCGCAATTAATAGACCAAAGGCTGGACATTATTTGTAACAGTAGCAAAAGACGGAAGCACTGAAGTTACATGCCCATCCGCAAATCCCACATCTGCCTTTTTATTGTGCCGGCTGGTAAGCACATCCCCCGGCACCGAAAAACGGCCATCATCCACAATCGGCGCGGTCGGATCAGTACACTCAGGCCCGCTTAAAACCGATTGCTCCTCAGCAAACATGATTTTCCCTGCCGGATTGAGAATATCACCCGATCTAAAAGCGTGAAAAGTTCCATCATCATTCGAGGTCATCCCCTCACTAGCGTTATTAGCCCCAGGCGTAACGCTGGTAACTGTATAACTATAATAGTAAATCCCCTGCGTATCGCCATTGATCGCATTGGATCTGAGACGGTCAGCATCATTTTTATCCGCCGGGCAGCGAAACATATTCGTATTGAAGCCGCCTATGTTAACCATGATTGGGCTTTTCTGCGGTGGGTAGGCCGGCATGGTCACGCGCCAATAAATCCAGTCGTCTGGATGAAATCCAAAGGTATTTCGCGAGGCACAACCGGGGAAAATATTGGCATTGATATCCAGATACATCATCATGCCCAACTCAAGCTGCTTCTCGTTGTTGATGCAGGTGATCTGATACGCCTTCGCCTTCGCCTTGGCCAGCGCCGGCAATAACAATCCCGCCAATATGGCGATGATCGCGATGACCACCAGCAATTCGATTAAGGTAAAAGCGTTGGCTTTTTTTTGCGGATTTGCCGAAATAATGTGCTTCTTCGGTTTGGCCTCAAGCTCAAATATAAACATAGGGAAATGTTGTTGTTAGTTATAAGTATTTCCAGGCTAAAGGCAAGTCTTTTATTTAACATTTATAAAATATAACGGCACGTGAACTGTTTGAATCAATGCTGCAACCATCAAAACCGGAATATGTTAGATAGCCGGTCATCAATATTTGATTTCAGGTCATCAGGTTGGAACTATGCCTTTGCGCCCTGAATTCAATGGTTTCGAGCTAGCTTCATAGAGTTCGTAAAGTAGGTATACGTACTATATTTACATTCCTGGAATTAGATATAGTTCGTTAAAATTGAATACCCCATTCTAGCAACCTAGTCGCTGCGTCGGGTGGGCGGGGAAATTTATGATTATCACAGTGCGCGGAAATGAAGTCTGTTACTGGCGGCGAGCCCGCCTAAATCTCTCAAGCTAAAGCGGTTTATGGCAAACGAGGAGCAATGAAAATATTGCCATCAGCCTCACAAAAAATGAATTGGCCACCAGATTCGTCCGGCCTGGCCAAGACCGGGCATTGATAGAAATGAGATGCGAACAGGAGCAATGACTTAAATTTCCCGCGCGGCCTTGGCGGAAATGCCCTAATTCAAAAGAGTGGGGCGTTCGCGAAATGTCTTCAACACCAATTCGCCGAAAATCGTGTTTGCCCAGGCAAACCATGAACGCGTGAACTTGTTCGGATTGTCCTTGTTGAACGCTTCGTGCATGAAGCCAGTGCCGACGTGCGTGTGTTGCAGCGTATCCAGACATTGGCGGATTTCCTTGTCCTGCGTCGCGGTCAATCCCTGCACGATCACCCCGAGCGGCCAAATCATGTCCACCCCGACATGCGGGCCGCCGAGTCCGCTGGCCGCTTTGCCGATGCAATAGTAAGGATTTTTATCAGACAACAGCATTTCGCGCGTCCTTTGATAAATTTTATCGTCGGTCTTCACCGCGCCCAGATATGGCAGGGAAATCAGGCTCGGAATATTGCCATCGTCGGTGCAATAATAATTCCCAAAACCATCCACCTCGTAAGCAAACATGCGGCCCGCCTTGGGGTGATTGACGATAGCATATTCGTGCAAAGCCTTTTCCACTTCATCAGCCAATGCGCGGCATTCTCCAGCCAAAGCATCATCATGAGTGATGGCCCTCACCATCTCCGCCGCCTGCCGTAAGCTGACCACGGCAAAAAAATTCGACGGCACCAAAAATGGAAAAATTGTCGCGTCGTCGCTGGGGCGGAATATCGAGCAGATCAGGCCGACGGCTTTGGTGGGATTGCCATAACCACGTCCCGGCACGGTGTCGGTCTGCGTCTCCGTGCGCCGCATGAAATGATACGGTCCCCTGCCCGTTTTGCGTTGCTGCTCGCGGAAAGTTTGCAGCGTCAGCGCAATCGCTTTTTGCCATTGCATGTCGAACGGCGCCGTGTCGCCCGTCTCTTTCCAATATCTATATGCCAGCCGGATCGGATAGCACAGCGAATCAATCTCCCACTTGCGCTCATGCACGCCGGGCTTCATGTCAGTGGAATCGCTTTTCCATTCACTAACTTTGGAGGCGTCCTTGTAAAACGCATTCGCGTACGGATCAAGCAGGACGCAGCGGGTCTGTCGATTGATGACGCCCGCGATTAATTGCTGCAACTTCGAGTCGTCTTTCATCAGCGGCAGATAGGGCCACACCTGCGCCGAACTATCCCGCAGCCACATCGCATCA
The genomic region above belongs to Verrucomicrobiia bacterium and contains:
- a CDS encoding prepilin-type N-terminal cleavage/methylation domain-containing protein gives rise to the protein MFIFELEAKPKKHIISANPQKKANAFTLIELLVVIAIIAILAGLLLPALAKAKAKAYQITCINNEKQLELGMMMYLDINANIFPGCASRNTFGFHPDDWIYWRVTMPAYPPQKSPIMVNIGGFNTNMFRCPADKNDADRLRSNAINGDTQGIYYYSYTVTSVTPGANNASEGMTSNDDGTFHAFRSGDILNPAGKIMFAEEQSVLSGPECTDPTAPIVDDGRFSVPGDVLTSRHNKKADVGFADGHVTSVLPSFATVTNNVQPLVY
- a CDS encoding glycoside hydrolase family 125 protein, with protein sequence MNRRNFIRANALFMSAMAISSKLWAADSSFPVVRTPVGKRKFTSAAVERTIEQVQAGIGNQELAWMFGNCFPNTLDTTVDFSMVDGRPDTYVITGDIDAMWLRDSSAQVWPYLPLMKDDSKLQQLIAGVINRQTRCVLLDPYANAFYKDASKVSEWKSDSTDMKPGVHERKWEIDSLCYPIRLAYRYWKETGDTAPFDMQWQKAIALTLQTFREQQRKTGRGPYHFMRRTETQTDTVPGRGYGNPTKAVGLICSIFRPSDDATIFPFLVPSNFFAVVSLRQAAEMVRAITHDDALAGECRALADEVEKALHEYAIVNHPKAGRMFAYEVDGFGNYYCTDDGNIPSLISLPYLGAVKTDDKIYQRTREMLLSDKNPYYCIGKAASGLGGPHVGVDMIWPLGVIVQGLTATQDKEIRQCLDTLQHTHVGTGFMHEAFNKDNPNKFTRSWFAWANTIFGELVLKTFRERPTLLN